In the Rhinatrema bivittatum chromosome 6, aRhiBiv1.1, whole genome shotgun sequence genome, one interval contains:
- the B4GALNT2 gene encoding beta-1,4 N-acetylgalactosaminyltransferase 2 isoform X5, whose translation MDQTWSAAAIHGTDRVKAMLDALTHTTSPSPGSVPIGPQHGAAGSSNSSAGNTQPPARQQTAHGQHGQPQEGQNCEYPDLNRGQGNVQVPPTQPSYPPPRNGSEVWLGPQSAPTDNFAAMKAIFDNWHGQGNANTSPTQETGQSGRPMGDILLVTPTPATATAVGTPTTATAVVTMVGQLGTNGHNTTGSSATNGNNAAQYTCTVGSLTAHVSEALKEKIWRSEYVDIFELLRKEGEGSDPKCHEACKLSARERPCIARTLAGWSAGFGILSSIMGQEFPEKCCSLIAYQDVICGAYRTYGGTAWLEYDEQFRRNMAVNPGLEWDRKDIDLWLSKITPYRQVQEVVPGFAGNAYQPSTWLTPRQHTFTGRFPFRQGQPFRQGQRWGQATRFRGGGTPICRLFKSGFCRFTAACKFRHACIGCGAGHPQTKCSRGGTIPHTEQQ comes from the coding sequence ATGGACCAAACCTGGTCAGCGGCTGCTATCCATGGCACGGACAGGGTGAAGGCAATGCTGGATGCCTTAACGCATACCACTAGCCCATCCCCTGGCTCAGTGCCCATCGGTCCACAGCACGGTGCAGCGGGCAGCTCCAACAGTTCAGCTGGCAACACCCAGCCACCAGCACGTCAACAGACAGCTCATGGACAACACGGGCAACCGCAAGAAGGACAGAACTGTGAGTACCCTGATTTAAACCGGGGCCAGGGTAATGTGCAGGTACCCCCAACACAGCCCAGTtacccaccaccaaggaatggcAGCGAAGTGTGGCTGGGGCCACAAAGCGCTCCTACTGACAATTTCGCTGCTATGAAAGCTATTTTCGATAACTGGCATGGGCAGGGTAATGCTAACACTAGCCCAACACAGGAAACAGGGCAGTCAGGACGACCCATGGGGGATATTTTACTTGTGACACCAACCCCAGCCACAGCTACAGCTGTTGGAACACCAACCACAGCTACAGCGGTTGTAACAATGGTGGGTCAGCTGGGGACCAATGGGCACAATACCACTGGTAGCTCAGCCACGAATGGCAATAACGCTGCGCAATACACATGTACAGTGGGCTCACTAACCGCGCATGTGTCAGAGgcgttaaaagagaaaatatggcgcagcgaatatgtagatatattcgagctgctcaggaaagaaggggagggttcCGATCCCAAGTGCCACGAAGCGTGCAAACTCTCAGCTAGGGAGAGACCCTGCATCGCTAGGACGCTGGCTGGTTGGTCGGCAGGATTCGGGATTCTGTCATCCATCATGGGTCAAGAAtttcctgaaaaatgttgctcctTAATTGCTTACCAGGACGTCATTTGTGGTGCTTATCGCACGTATGGCGGTACGGCTTGGTTGGAGTATGATGAGCAGTTCAGAAGGAATATGGCTGTGAACCCAGGTTTAGAATGGGATCGCAAGGATATTGACCTCTGGCTCTCAAAAATCACACCGTACCGACAGGTGCAGGAGGTTGTCCCTGGCTTCGCTGGCAATGCATACCAGCCGAGTACATGGTTAACTCCTCGCCAACATACTTTTACGGGAAGATTTCCATTTCGGCAAGGTCAGCCCTTTCGTCAAGGGCAAAGGTGGGGGCAAGCCACTAGATTTAGGGGTGGGGGGACTCCCATCTGTAGGCTGTTCAAATCTGGTTTTTGCAGATTCACTGCTGCCTGCAAATTCAGACACGCCTGCATAGGATGCGGTGCAGGCCACCCTCAAACAAAATGCTCAAGGGGAGGAACCATCCCCCACACAGAGCAACAATAA